The following are encoded together in the Pleurocapsa sp. FMAR1 genome:
- a CDS encoding sulfotransferase family 2 domain-containing protein, which produces MIRFLKYSASNYKPLEENAKHNFAKQHTMQIYGSNAIYSFIPKNACSTMRTSIAYANGCIDNTEDFNWIHKNNQTFNAELSDLIVANYTFTILRCPFARLASVYLDKIVSRDRVAWKFYDLIDRKIELEHISFARFVQELNNNTVKSGDQHWRSQVDFMVYKQYDDYFCLENFAEVMTTLKAKIDLEIIDARNLTNHGLDKLKFVDNDYSQVKPAKIFNLKQEGCCPSPKSLYNDELIEAVSKLYQDDIKLYQDVIEQPQLMFKL; this is translated from the coding sequence ATGATTAGATTCCTAAAATATTCTGCTAGCAATTACAAACCTTTAGAAGAAAATGCCAAGCATAATTTTGCCAAGCAGCATACTATGCAAATTTATGGTTCTAACGCCATCTACAGCTTTATTCCTAAAAATGCCTGTAGCACCATGAGAACTTCTATTGCTTATGCCAACGGCTGTATTGATAATACTGAGGACTTTAACTGGATACACAAAAATAATCAGACTTTTAATGCTGAATTATCGGACTTGATTGTTGCTAACTATACATTTACCATCTTGCGCTGTCCCTTTGCCAGGTTAGCAAGTGTGTATCTGGATAAAATAGTTTCTAGAGACAGAGTAGCCTGGAAATTTTATGATCTGATAGATAGAAAAATTGAGTTGGAACATATATCTTTTGCCAGATTTGTTCAGGAATTAAACAATAATACCGTCAAAAGCGGCGATCAACACTGGCGATCGCAAGTAGATTTTATGGTTTATAAGCAATACGATGATTATTTTTGTCTAGAAAATTTTGCTGAAGTTATGACTACGCTCAAAGCAAAAATAGATTTGGAAATAATAGATGCTCGTAATCTAACTAATCATGGTTTAGACAAATTGAAGTTTGTAGATAATGATTATTCTCAGGTTAAGCCTGCTAAGATTTTTAATCTGAAGCAAGAAGGCTGTTGTCCCTCGCCAAAATCTCTTTACAATGATGAACTAATCGAAGCCGTATCAAAGCTGTATCAGGATGACATCAAGCTTTATCAGGATGTAATTGAACAGCCTCAATTAATGTTTAAATTATAA
- a CDS encoding pentapeptide repeat-containing protein, which produces MILSQLKQHLLNILVIIAIAIIWVLLNATPAMAQDSAVNYTYSEIRRQDFSHKDLVGAVFAAADARGSNFEGSDVSNSILTKGIFINTNLKDSNFTSSLMDRVSFENSDLTNAIFKDAVATSTNFEGANITGADFTDAILDRYQISQMCKRAEGVNPTTGVETRYSLGCRD; this is translated from the coding sequence ATGATTTTATCCCAATTAAAACAACATTTACTTAACATCTTGGTGATTATAGCGATCGCCATAATCTGGGTATTATTAAACGCTACTCCAGCTATGGCTCAAGACAGTGCGGTAAATTATACATACAGTGAAATACGCAGACAGGATTTCTCTCACAAAGACCTTGTAGGCGCTGTATTTGCTGCTGCGGATGCTAGAGGTTCTAATTTTGAAGGTTCAGACGTGAGTAACTCAATCCTAACTAAAGGAATTTTTATTAATACCAACCTCAAGGATTCTAACTTCACTAGCTCTTTGATGGATCGTGTATCTTTTGAAAACTCTGATTTAACCAACGCTATTTTTAAAGACGCGGTTGCTACTAGTACCAATTTTGAAGGAGCAAATATTACTGGTGCTGACTTTACCGACGCTATTTTAGATCGCTATCAGATATCTCAGATGTGTAAAAGAGCAGAAGGGGTCAACCCAACTACAGGAGTAGAAACTAGATATAGCTTAGGGTGTAGAGATTAA
- a CDS encoding LCP family protein codes for MNSESSRKKDRTLPHFGGGRIVESSDNEIKFAKLTRESNTAYRSMNTKPITLLHQPLWFWQKHSQWSYFKQGLFWGGIISFTAAFSAGCGVALTRINVVEKAIQRGLCERKCCFASSIFHSRGGGFPHERHSTPSECKVPKGRWRECAVQEAIAQGIKANSNLTGSLNQAVLSRPIDLLLIEVEPDTSSMVKFSSTSIGKTKAILVLQFDPDHGVAKIINIPTDSRVKIPGFGWGTIADAHRYGGVPLVSQVLTQLIEEVNINRYVRATPEVFQQLAASSELILDNCDSRIADCSNKVGQIIRQEDTLKAIHQHLNIPAYLANFQAAVTDIKPKLDTDLSLPELMSIANFVKDLDPENITASLLPEYVP; via the coding sequence ATGAATAGTGAATCGTCTCGTAAAAAAGATAGAACTTTACCTCATTTTGGAGGCGGGAGAATAGTTGAATCTAGTGATAATGAAATTAAGTTTGCCAAATTGACAAGAGAATCAAATACTGCTTATCGGTCAATGAATACAAAACCGATTACCTTATTACATCAACCTTTATGGTTTTGGCAAAAGCATTCCCAGTGGTCTTACTTTAAGCAGGGGCTTTTTTGGGGAGGAATTATAAGTTTTACCGCAGCATTTTCTGCTGGATGTGGGGTTGCCCTAACTAGAATTAATGTAGTGGAAAAAGCGATTCAGCGCGGTCTTTGCGAGAGGAAATGCTGCTTCGCAAGCAGCATATTCCACTCTCGCGGTGGGGGTTTCCCCCATGAGCGACACAGCACTCCTTCGGAGTGCAAAGTCCCGAAGGGACGTTGGCGCGAATGCGCCGTTCAAGAAGCGATCGCCCAAGGAATTAAAGCCAATTCTAATCTAACGGGATCTTTAAATCAAGCTGTTCTTAGTCGCCCTATCGACCTACTATTGATTGAGGTTGAACCCGATACAAGCAGCATGGTTAAGTTTTCTAGTACCTCCATCGGTAAAACTAAAGCAATTTTGGTGCTGCAATTCGATCCTGATCATGGGGTGGCAAAGATAATAAATATTCCCACCGACAGTCGAGTAAAAATTCCTGGATTTGGTTGGGGAACAATTGCTGATGCTCACCGATATGGGGGTGTACCTTTGGTATCTCAAGTACTAACTCAGTTAATAGAGGAAGTTAATATTAATCGCTACGTGCGTGCCACTCCTGAAGTTTTTCAGCAGCTTGCTGCTAGCAGTGAACTTATTTTAGACAATTGTGATTCTAGAATTGCCGACTGTTCCAATAAAGTAGGGCAAATTATCAGACAAGAAGATACTTTAAAAGCTATTCACCAACATCTTAATATTCCTGCTTACTTAGCTAATTTTCAGGCAGCAGTTACCGATATTAAGCCTAAATTAGATACCGATCTATCTTTACCAGAACTAATGTCCATAGCTAATTTTGTCAAGGATTTAGACCCAGAAAATATTACTGCAAGTCTTCTGCCAGAATATGTCCCATGA
- a CDS encoding LytR C-terminal domain-containing protein, with translation MAVQNTTDSPELGTEVVNYLRQQNFKNVYLVEHIPLKLKQTQIVVNHSHLKTANYVKNVLNFGRLKPNFKSEQQELTLKIGEDAHNLSVNN, from the coding sequence ATTGCCGTCCAAAATACTACCGATAGCCCTGAATTAGGGACGGAAGTCGTTAATTATCTGCGTCAACAAAATTTTAAAAATGTTTATTTAGTTGAGCATATACCGCTAAAATTAAAGCAAACTCAAATTGTTGTCAATCATAGTCACCTGAAAACAGCAAACTATGTAAAAAACGTTTTAAATTTTGGTAGATTAAAGCCTAATTTTAAATCTGAGCAACAAGAACTGACGCTCAAAATTGGCGAAGATGCACATAATCTTTCTGTAAATAATTGA